The Methanobacterium lacus genome includes a region encoding these proteins:
- a CDS encoding 30S ribosomal protein S27e — translation MANYRSNKSNFLKVKCVDCGNQQVVFDHAASQVQCIICGKTLVKPKGGKSEITAQIIEVLD, via the coding sequence GTGGCAAACTACAGATCTAACAAAAGTAATTTTTTAAAGGTTAAGTGTGTGGACTGTGGAAATCAGCAGGTTGTTTTTGATCATGCTGCTTCCCAGGTACAGTGCATAATATGTGGAAAGACCCTTGTTAAACCTAAGGGCGGAAAATCTGAGATTACAGCTCAGATCATAGAAGTTTTGGATTAA
- a CDS encoding NUDIX domain-containing protein, whose amino-acid sequence MKTPLLTVDTVVVQNSSILLIKRKNDPYQGSWALPGGFVEYGETVEDAAVRETKEETGIDVILKELVGVYSDPDRDPRGHTVTVCFLGSKIGGMLKSATDADDAKYFDLNEIKTLDLAFDHERIIHDSLKLLKI is encoded by the coding sequence ATGAAAACTCCTCTTTTAACAGTAGACACTGTTGTGGTGCAAAATTCATCTATTCTACTCATCAAAAGAAAAAATGATCCATATCAAGGTTCATGGGCTTTACCAGGCGGATTTGTGGAGTATGGAGAAACTGTGGAAGATGCTGCTGTTAGAGAAACTAAGGAAGAAACAGGTATTGATGTTATATTAAAAGAATTAGTGGGAGTTTATTCTGATCCTGATAGGGATCCCCGTGGACACACTGTCACAGTCTGTTTTTTAGGCAGTAAAATAGGAGGAATGCTCAAATCAGCAACAGATGCAGATGATGCGAAATATTTTGATTTAAATGAAATTAAAACGCTTGATCTGGCATTTGATCATGAGAGGATTATTCATGACTCTTTGAAATTATTAAAAATTTGA
- a CDS encoding RNA-protein complex protein Nop10: MKPKMKKCKSCGEYTLTDKCPCGGEVGVIYPPKYSPEDKYGKYRRMLKEQLSKS, from the coding sequence ATGAAGCCTAAAATGAAAAAATGCAAGTCCTGTGGGGAATACACACTCACAGACAAATGTCCTTGCGGGGGAGAGGTAGGAGTTATTTATCCGCCAAAATATTCTCCTGAGGATAAGTATGGAAAGTATAGACGTATGCTTAAGGAACAGCTCTCAAAGAGCTAA
- a CDS encoding 50S ribosomal protein L44e — protein sequence MKIPKERRTYCPSCKKHTIHEVLESKRRKASELKWGQRQFRRVTSGYRGYPRPLPSRNKPIKKLDLRYKCKECGKSHIKRSSFRAGKVEFVVG from the coding sequence ATGAAGATTCCTAAAGAAAGGAGAACTTATTGTCCAAGTTGCAAAAAACACACTATTCACGAAGTATTAGAATCTAAAAGAAGAAAAGCCAGCGAACTTAAATGGGGTCAAAGGCAGTTCAGAAGGGTTACAAGTGGATACAGGGGTTACCCAAGGCCATTACCTTCAAGAAACAAGCCAATTAAGAAATTAGACCTCAGGTACAAGTGCAAGGAATGTGGAAAGTCTCATATCAAGAGATCATCGTTCCGAGCAGGTAAAGTAGAATTTGTTGTAGGGTGA
- a CDS encoding DUF5518 domain-containing protein — protein sequence MVKEMIKRKPLIIGLITVIAFYVVTNILSTLDATITTFLAIGILVGFMVGENYLAGAINGALFGVIGALIVALILVVTYTLYGYGAYLGLVATQLIISCVLYIIVAVVGGVIGAQVRIETDSKDVAPEVKS from the coding sequence ATGGTTAAGGAAATGATCAAAAGAAAACCCCTAATAATAGGGTTAATCACTGTAATTGCATTTTATGTAGTTACTAATATACTTTCAACCTTGGATGCTACAATCACCACATTTCTAGCCATAGGAATACTGGTAGGATTCATGGTCGGAGAAAATTACTTGGCAGGTGCCATAAATGGGGCACTGTTTGGAGTAATTGGAGCTCTCATAGTAGCCCTCATATTGGTGGTAACCTATACCCTTTATGGATACGGTGCATATTTAGGACTCGTAGCCACACAACTGATAATTTCATGTGTACTCTACATAATTGTGGCAGTAGTTGGTGGAGTGATTGGTGCACAAGTTAGAATAGAAACTGATTCAAAGGATGTTGCACCTGAAGTTAAGAGTTGA
- a CDS encoding endonuclease dU has protein sequence MKNRTEIKKFRSIKQEIRILGVDDSPFPTHTKEEVMIVGTVFRAGNWLDGVLSTHVLGDGTDATRKISEMVLNSRNIGQLGVIMLDGITFAGFNVVNIRELYEATGVPVIVIMRKIPSFEGIKKALKRFPDWKDRWANVVEAGSVHRVDDKESIYIQFHGIKIEDAMEIVKLSITRSSIPEPIRVAHIIAAGIVTGESHGSA, from the coding sequence ATGAAAAATAGAACTGAAATTAAAAAATTCAGAAGTATAAAGCAGGAGATACGAATCCTCGGGGTGGATGATTCTCCATTTCCAACCCACACCAAGGAAGAAGTTATGATTGTGGGCACGGTTTTCAGGGCAGGTAACTGGCTGGACGGTGTCTTAAGCACCCACGTACTTGGAGATGGTACTGATGCCACTCGAAAGATATCAGAGATGGTGTTAAATTCCAGAAATATTGGACAGCTTGGAGTCATAATGCTGGATGGTATAACATTTGCAGGGTTCAATGTTGTAAACATACGTGAACTTTATGAAGCAACAGGAGTACCAGTAATAGTTATAATGAGAAAAATTCCGAGTTTTGAAGGCATTAAAAAGGCTCTCAAAAGATTTCCTGACTGGAAGGATAGATGGGCCAACGTTGTTGAAGCAGGAAGTGTACACCGTGTGGATGATAAAGAATCAATTTACATACAATTTCATGGAATTAAAATTGAAGATGCCATGGAAATTGTTAAACTATCCATAACAAGAAGTTCCATACCTGAACCAATCCGGGTTGCCCATATAATAGCTGCAGGTATAGTAACAGGCGAATCACATGGAAGTGCTTGA
- the hpt gene encoding hypoxanthine/guanine phosphoribosyltransferase — protein sequence MFEKLKISLIEAPIIKKGDYNYFVHPITDGVPLVDPDVLKEAAEGIKKFGNLNVDKIVCVEAMGIHIATALSIITGIPFVVIRKRQYGLEGEVAVHQITGYSHGELYINGLKKGDKIILVDDVVSTGGTMIAVLKAMEKMGIEIVDVFAIVEKGEGKYIVEGETGFEVKSLVKVNVVDGKVQIEGSRDEN from the coding sequence ATGTTTGAAAAACTCAAGATCAGTTTAATTGAAGCACCAATAATAAAAAAGGGCGATTACAACTACTTTGTCCATCCCATAACAGACGGAGTTCCACTCGTGGATCCTGATGTTTTGAAAGAGGCTGCAGAAGGGATAAAAAAATTTGGTAACTTGAATGTGGATAAAATTGTGTGTGTCGAAGCAATGGGCATACACATTGCAACTGCACTGTCCATAATTACAGGCATCCCATTTGTCGTGATCAGAAAGAGACAATATGGGTTAGAAGGTGAAGTTGCCGTACATCAAATCACGGGTTACAGCCATGGGGAACTTTACATCAATGGTTTGAAAAAAGGAGATAAAATAATCCTGGTTGATGATGTTGTCAGCACAGGGGGAACCATGATTGCAGTTTTAAAGGCCATGGAAAAGATGGGCATTGAAATTGTAGATGTTTTTGCTATTGTTGAAAAGGGCGAAGGAAAGTACATTGTTGAAGGAGAAACAGGGTTCGAAGTTAAAAGCCTGGTTAAAGTAAATGTAGTGGATGGAAAGGTACAGATCGAAGGATCACGTGACGAGAACTAG
- a CDS encoding DNA replication complex subunit Gins51 translates to MDEFFQKLREIQKKERSISGLSRVGDNFYTEVSNYLNGLMRKIDDNPFSFESYLLRDAQRIVAEICERREHKIANSAVMNVQRAYQLFKESKAKGSSDNQITVPINSTPEEEFLYLELVESIVKYRGKLTAPLMSYIQKNHGNNGKMPVKSKSRPERSAKSLDIDSLISDVSGVPQPVEDDVKDIPDGDFESQIIERYGSEPSRGAKNKSDDSESVEDKAETPKKNIDSEQYSSEAEEEKPSEKLGSTFIKTLMILDELPSIVGVDKIVYGPVSPQDLITIPEPNAKILVKNKKGIFIQTYK, encoded by the coding sequence TTGGATGAATTTTTCCAAAAACTGAGGGAGATCCAAAAGAAAGAGCGTAGTATAAGCGGTCTATCTCGTGTAGGAGATAACTTCTACACTGAAGTCTCCAACTATCTCAACGGGCTCATGAGGAAGATAGATGACAATCCATTTTCCTTTGAATCATACCTGTTAAGGGATGCGCAGCGAATAGTGGCAGAAATATGTGAAAGAAGGGAACATAAAATTGCCAACAGCGCTGTTATGAACGTTCAGAGAGCATATCAGCTATTCAAAGAATCAAAGGCTAAAGGTAGTTCTGATAATCAGATCACAGTTCCAATTAACTCCACTCCTGAAGAGGAATTTTTATATCTTGAACTAGTTGAATCCATTGTTAAGTACAGGGGAAAATTAACTGCTCCATTGATGTCTTACATACAGAAGAATCATGGCAACAATGGGAAAATGCCTGTTAAATCTAAAAGTAGGCCAGAGAGATCTGCAAAATCATTGGACATAGATTCACTTATATCTGATGTTTCTGGTGTTCCACAACCAGTTGAAGACGATGTTAAAGATATTCCTGATGGAGATTTTGAGAGTCAGATAATTGAAAGATATGGATCAGAACCTTCCAGAGGGGCTAAAAACAAATCAGATGATTCTGAGTCTGTTGAAGATAAAGCTGAAACACCAAAGAAGAACATTGATTCTGAACAATATTCCTCCGAAGCTGAAGAAGAAAAACCCAGTGAAAAACTAGGTAGCACTTTTATAAAAACTTTGATGATTCTTGATGAACTTCCATCCATAGTTGGAGTAGATAAAATTGTATATGGGCCAGTATCTCCACAGGATTTAATTACTATCCCCGAGCCCAACGCAAAGATCCTAGTTAAAAATAAGAAGGGGATTTTTATACAAACATATAAATAA
- the pcn gene encoding proliferating cell nuclear antigen (pcna), which produces MFKAVLSDSNVLKTSFEAISSIVDEVQMKADGDGLRLDALDRSHITFVHLELKSGLFDIYTCEEPLKINVDTEELMKVLKRAKSDDLVELTVDEGNLILTFEDEARRTFKIRLIDIEYEAPSPPDLDYPSEFEIPFSLLKNSIQDIGIVSDKISLMVDTDKFIASAEGEFGDAKIEYLHGEKINENAKSVFSLEKIKEMLKADKFSETAVLSLGNDMPLNLAMKMVSGDGELKFLLAPRIESEE; this is translated from the coding sequence ATGTTCAAAGCAGTTTTAAGCGATTCAAATGTATTAAAAACAAGTTTCGAAGCTATTTCCTCGATCGTGGATGAAGTTCAGATGAAGGCAGACGGTGATGGATTAAGGCTCGACGCACTTGACAGGTCCCACATCACATTCGTACACCTCGAGCTTAAATCAGGTTTATTTGATATTTATACTTGTGAAGAACCTTTAAAAATCAATGTAGATACAGAAGAACTAATGAAAGTTCTTAAAAGGGCTAAATCAGATGATTTAGTTGAATTAACTGTTGATGAAGGTAATTTGATTCTAACCTTTGAAGATGAAGCAAGAAGAACCTTCAAAATCAGGTTAATTGACATAGAATACGAGGCACCTAGCCCACCAGATCTTGACTATCCCTCTGAATTCGAAATACCCTTTTCACTACTTAAAAACTCCATACAAGATATTGGAATAGTCTCTGATAAAATATCGTTGATGGTTGACACAGACAAATTTATTGCCTCTGCTGAGGGTGAATTTGGTGATGCAAAGATAGAGTACCTCCATGGTGAAAAGATCAACGAAAATGCCAAGTCTGTGTTCTCGTTGGAAAAGATTAAAGAGATGTTAAAGGCTGATAAATTCTCTGAAACTGCAGTATTGAGCCTTGGAAATGATATGCCCCTTAACTTGGCCATGAAAATGGTTTCAGGTGATGGTGAATTGAAGTTCCTACTAGCTCCAAGGATAGAAAGTGAGGAATAG
- a CDS encoding class I SAM-dependent methyltransferase yields the protein MKLKLKGVQETLLIPLWSKAMEVEQPNPIVTDHKAVEIVKNLDYNFPNLDKEWATQLSVVIRTELLDKAVEKFMAEHKNGAVINLGCGLDTRYSRLDNKNYSWFDLDLPSTIELRRNFFDETNSYHMIDKSVFDYGWFNQIPGDVPLLIIAEGLLMYFSEEEVSELFKALAEKFSGAEMLIETIPYSLVKQSQNSNLIEKQYNIKANFSWGINNGNEVEKLNPNIKYIEDWHYFDYHRDRWKIIRWLSLIPYFKNRFGNRIVHFKFSMGTA from the coding sequence ATGAAATTGAAGTTAAAAGGTGTTCAAGAAACATTACTCATTCCACTGTGGTCAAAGGCTATGGAAGTTGAGCAACCTAATCCTATAGTAACTGATCATAAGGCAGTTGAAATTGTTAAAAATTTAGATTACAATTTTCCTAATTTGGATAAAGAATGGGCCACACAGTTGAGTGTTGTCATCAGAACCGAGTTGCTTGATAAAGCTGTTGAAAAATTTATGGCTGAACATAAAAATGGTGCTGTGATAAATCTAGGGTGTGGATTGGATACTCGATACTCAAGACTTGATAACAAAAACTATTCATGGTTCGATTTGGATCTTCCCAGCACCATCGAACTTCGAAGAAATTTTTTTGATGAAACAAACAGTTACCACATGATAGACAAGTCAGTTTTTGATTACGGCTGGTTCAATCAAATCCCTGGAGATGTTCCTCTACTGATAATCGCAGAGGGCTTGCTCATGTACTTCTCAGAGGAAGAAGTTTCAGAACTTTTTAAGGCTCTGGCAGAGAAATTTTCCGGAGCAGAAATGCTTATTGAAACAATACCATATTCCCTGGTTAAGCAAAGCCAAAATTCAAATCTCATAGAAAAACAATACAATATCAAGGCCAATTTCTCATGGGGCATTAACAATGGAAATGAGGTTGAGAAATTAAATCCTAACATTAAATATATCGAAGACTGGCATTACTTCGACTATCATAGGGATAGGTGGAAAATTATAAGATGGTTATCATTAATTCCATACTTTAAAAATAGATTTGGAAATAGAATTGTTCATTTTAAATTTTCAATGGGAACTGCATGA
- a CDS encoding translation initiation factor IF-2 subunit alpha, whose translation MVRMRKEWPDEGDLVVGTVHKVLNYGAFGSLEEYDGKEAFIHISEVSSGWVKNIRDYVRENQKIVARVLRVNPKKGHVDVSLKRIREDQRTRKIQQWKIEQKAEKLLEFSAKSLEKTLDDAYKEVGYGIMEEFGDLYGAFETAAEEGAISLIDRGMDEDWANSIEAVAKKNISPPEVNITGYVDLKSYAPNGVDVIKKALSSIDSDEISVQCVGAPRYRLMVKSSDYITAETLLKEAAENAIKVVIEEGGEGTFQRELE comes from the coding sequence ATGGTAAGAATGAGAAAAGAATGGCCGGATGAAGGAGATTTGGTCGTAGGAACTGTTCATAAAGTTTTAAACTACGGCGCCTTTGGAAGCCTAGAAGAATATGATGGTAAGGAAGCTTTCATACACATATCTGAGGTTTCTTCTGGTTGGGTAAAAAACATTAGGGACTACGTTAGGGAAAATCAGAAAATCGTGGCTAGAGTTCTGCGAGTTAATCCAAAAAAAGGTCATGTTGATGTTTCACTAAAAAGGATAAGGGAAGATCAGCGTACAAGAAAGATTCAGCAATGGAAAATTGAACAGAAAGCTGAAAAACTTCTGGAATTCTCTGCAAAAAGTCTGGAAAAAACCCTAGATGATGCTTATAAAGAAGTTGGCTACGGAATTATGGAAGAGTTCGGAGATCTCTACGGTGCATTTGAAACTGCAGCTGAAGAAGGTGCAATCTCTCTCATAGATCGAGGAATGGATGAGGATTGGGCAAATTCCATAGAAGCAGTCGCTAAAAAGAATATTTCCCCTCCTGAAGTTAATATAACAGGTTACGTGGACTTAAAATCATACGCACCTAATGGTGTGGATGTAATCAAGAAAGCACTCAGTTCAATCGACAGTGATGAAATATCTGTACAGTGTGTTGGTGCACCAAGATACAGACTGATGGTTAAATCATCCGATTACATTACTGCAGAAACTCTTCTAAAAGAAGCAGCAGAAAATGCAATAAAAGTTGTTATTGAAGAGGGAGGAGAGGGAACCTTCCAACGTGAACTCGAATGA
- a CDS encoding TIGR00375 family protein, with protein sequence MIINADLHIHGCYSMATSKNMTPLVMAPQAKLKGLDVVATGDALHQKYLKIIEDTTEESSDGIFSIKPDLVEDETAESKFILTTEVEDTKRVHHLIIFPSIEAVKETRTKLRGNMDADGRPRIRMNGREIMEVAHETGCIIGPAHAFTPWTSIYKAHDSLVECYGETPDFLELGLSADSDMADKIEELQDLTFLTNSDAHSPWPHRLGREFNEMDVDELTFAGIKDSIANNKITANYGFDPRLGKYHVTACSKCHVKYPVEDAIKMKMKCPCGGRIKKGVDYRIHELSNWEEPHHPPHRPPYIHILPLAEIISITHGKGVTTVFVQNIWKEMINNFENEINALIHAPIQDVVAVDPEVAAVIKSFRNGTLEISSGGGGRYGEIIVPE encoded by the coding sequence ATGATAATCAATGCGGATCTTCACATACACGGCTGTTACTCCATGGCCACATCTAAAAATATGACTCCTTTGGTAATGGCTCCCCAAGCTAAACTTAAGGGACTTGATGTTGTGGCAACTGGGGATGCTTTACATCAAAAATATCTTAAGATAATTGAAGACACTACTGAAGAATCTTCAGATGGAATATTTTCAATTAAACCTGATTTAGTCGAAGATGAAACTGCTGAATCCAAGTTCATACTTACCACAGAGGTTGAGGATACTAAACGGGTACATCACCTGATTATTTTTCCGTCCATCGAAGCAGTTAAAGAAACAAGAACTAAACTTAGGGGAAATATGGATGCTGATGGCAGGCCTAGGATAAGGATGAATGGTCGTGAGATCATGGAAGTGGCCCATGAAACTGGATGTATCATTGGCCCTGCACATGCATTTACGCCTTGGACAAGTATTTACAAAGCGCACGACAGTTTAGTAGAATGTTATGGAGAAACTCCTGATTTCCTAGAACTTGGATTATCTGCAGATTCAGATATGGCCGATAAAATTGAGGAGTTACAGGATCTAACATTTTTAACAAATTCAGATGCCCATTCGCCATGGCCACACAGACTTGGAAGGGAGTTCAATGAAATGGATGTTGATGAGTTAACATTTGCAGGTATCAAAGATTCCATTGCTAACAATAAGATAACTGCCAACTATGGATTTGATCCAAGACTTGGAAAGTACCATGTGACTGCGTGTTCGAAATGTCATGTAAAATATCCTGTGGAAGATGCAATTAAAATGAAGATGAAGTGTCCATGTGGTGGCAGAATAAAGAAGGGTGTTGATTACAGGATACATGAACTTTCAAACTGGGAAGAACCACACCATCCCCCACATAGGCCACCATATATACACATATTACCCTTGGCTGAGATAATCAGCATCACTCATGGTAAGGGTGTTACTACAGTTTTTGTACAAAATATATGGAAGGAAATGATCAACAATTTTGAAAATGAAATAAATGCATTGATCCATGCCCCTATCCAAGATGTCGTAGCTGTTGATCCCGAAGTGGCAGCTGTAATAAAATCTTTCCGTAACGGTACCTTGGAAATAAGTTCTGGAGGGGGCGGCAGATACGGTGAAATAATAGTGCCGGAATAA
- a CDS encoding DNA-directed RNA polymerase subunit L: MKVIKDTKKELEIEITGETHSLCNTIRKTLMEDEDVEAAAYVTEHPIIGEPKLVVKAKNPKKSLKLAAETVKARCDELQNLINASEDEK, from the coding sequence ATGAAGGTAATTAAGGATACTAAGAAGGAACTTGAGATAGAGATCACAGGGGAAACCCATTCTTTATGCAACACCATAAGAAAAACCCTTATGGAAGATGAAGATGTTGAAGCTGCAGCATACGTAACTGAACATCCAATTATTGGTGAGCCTAAATTGGTTGTAAAGGCAAAAAATCCAAAAAAATCACTTAAGTTAGCTGCTGAAACAGTCAAAGCAAGATGTGATGAACTACAAAATCTCATCAATGCTTCAGAAGATGAAAAATAG
- the dph2 gene encoding diphthamide biosynthesis enzyme Dph2, which translates to MSGHELEIDEIIKRVKELKAGTVGLQFPEGLKLHAVEVARRIEVETGATVIISADPCFGACDVADVDMNGVADVLVHFGHKPLPLNYDMPVIFVDASSKMELLGSVGNAMSLLEGYKKIGLVTTVQHLKQLEEVAEFLEQNGKEVVINEGAGTTWGQVLGCNFSSIKNLDVEAFLYVGSGNFHALGITLFTDKPVIIADPYLDEARLITDFSDRILRIRFARIAKAMDAKTFGIIVSTKKGQNRLDTAKELKNLLNAEGREGFILLLDDVSPEKLLPYMDLDAFVMTACPRIAIDDSSRYKKPLLTPQELEIAIGKREWENYEIDEIKYGGLNNKNK; encoded by the coding sequence ATGTCTGGACACGAACTTGAAATAGATGAGATAATTAAAAGGGTAAAGGAACTCAAAGCAGGAACAGTTGGGCTTCAATTTCCAGAAGGACTTAAACTACACGCTGTTGAAGTTGCTAGGAGGATCGAAGTTGAAACAGGTGCTACAGTTATAATATCTGCAGATCCATGTTTCGGTGCTTGCGATGTGGCAGATGTGGATATGAATGGTGTTGCTGATGTTTTAGTTCACTTCGGACACAAACCACTCCCACTCAATTATGATATGCCAGTCATATTTGTGGATGCAAGTTCAAAAATGGAATTACTGGGATCAGTTGGGAATGCAATGAGCCTCCTAGAGGGATATAAAAAAATAGGGCTTGTAACGACGGTTCAACACCTTAAACAGCTGGAAGAAGTCGCTGAATTTTTAGAACAAAATGGTAAGGAAGTTGTTATTAATGAGGGAGCAGGTACCACGTGGGGACAGGTTTTGGGCTGCAATTTTTCATCCATAAAGAACCTAGATGTGGAGGCTTTCCTGTACGTTGGAAGTGGTAATTTCCATGCCTTGGGAATAACACTTTTTACAGATAAACCTGTAATTATAGCAGATCCCTACCTTGATGAAGCAAGATTGATCACTGATTTTTCGGATAGGATACTGAGAATACGATTTGCAAGAATAGCCAAAGCAATGGATGCTAAAACATTCGGGATCATAGTATCAACCAAAAAGGGCCAGAACAGGCTAGATACTGCCAAGGAGTTAAAAAATTTGTTGAATGCGGAAGGAAGAGAAGGGTTCATACTTCTTTTAGATGATGTTTCACCAGAAAAATTACTTCCCTACATGGATCTTGATGCATTTGTAATGACTGCGTGTCCAAGGATAGCTATTGATGATTCTAGTAGGTATAAAAAACCTTTATTAACTCCACAAGAGCTGGAAATTGCCATTGGTAAAAGGGAATGGGAAAACTATGAAATAGATGAAATTAAATATGGTGGATTAAATAACAAAAACAAATAA
- a CDS encoding exosome complex RNA-binding protein Csl4, with product MKTKSGDFVLPGDALGVTEEFVPSDWTYEDDGSIRSLIAGTVSLDNKNKKISIVPKTSSPSILKSGVAVFGQVSDVRGQRALIKLDSIKDNNRGLVTSFSGGIHISQAQKGYVAKLTDEFRIGDLIEARVTKIIGVDNVDLTTAEDELGVLKAMCTKCRHYMKQVSKNEVKCPNCGNKERRNLSTKYEG from the coding sequence ATGAAAACCAAATCTGGAGATTTTGTTTTACCTGGCGATGCTCTGGGAGTTACTGAAGAGTTTGTTCCATCTGACTGGACCTACGAAGATGATGGTAGCATAAGGTCATTGATTGCAGGAACAGTTTCATTGGACAACAAAAATAAAAAGATATCAATTGTCCCTAAAACAAGTTCCCCATCAATACTCAAATCTGGAGTTGCTGTGTTTGGCCAGGTATCAGATGTAAGAGGCCAGAGAGCTCTTATAAAATTAGATAGTATTAAAGACAATAATAGGGGTCTTGTGACTTCCTTTTCAGGAGGAATACACATATCCCAGGCTCAAAAAGGCTATGTTGCCAAGCTCACCGATGAATTTAGGATAGGAGATCTGATCGAAGCTAGGGTAACCAAAATAATAGGGGTCGACAACGTTGACCTGACAACAGCTGAAGATGAACTGGGCGTTTTGAAGGCCATGTGTACCAAGTGCAGACATTACATGAAACAAGTAAGTAAAAACGAAGTGAAATGTCCTAACTGTGGAAACAAAGAAAGAAGAAATCTTTCTACAAAATATGAGGGATAA
- a CDS encoding proteasome assembly chaperone family protein encodes MNKTFINNLEEVELSEPIFIEALPGIGHVGKLVAEHLIHELGAVKFAELYSPAFPPQVFVDEEGLIEPMKNEFYYLKSQGEAEQDYIILVGNTQGLSPEGQYEICGTIIDFVHNFGVKNIYTLGGLGTGQPVDKPKVFGAATNIELAEMLKGHDVTLRTADGGIIGASGLILGLGMSKGMSGVCLMGETPGYFIDAEASKAVLTILQKILNVDVDIAKLEERAEETRKMISKAQQMEREMSDRMNIVQGEEDLRYIG; translated from the coding sequence ATGAATAAAACTTTTATCAATAATTTAGAAGAAGTAGAACTCAGCGAACCCATATTTATTGAAGCTCTCCCAGGTATTGGGCACGTGGGTAAATTAGTTGCAGAACATCTCATACATGAATTGGGAGCAGTTAAATTTGCAGAATTATATTCCCCAGCTTTCCCTCCGCAGGTATTTGTGGATGAGGAAGGTCTCATAGAGCCAATGAAAAATGAATTTTATTATCTTAAATCCCAGGGAGAAGCTGAACAAGACTACATAATTCTTGTTGGTAACACTCAGGGATTGAGTCCAGAGGGACAGTACGAAATTTGTGGTACTATTATTGATTTTGTCCATAATTTCGGAGTTAAAAATATTTATACCCTTGGTGGTCTTGGTACAGGGCAGCCTGTGGACAAACCAAAAGTTTTTGGAGCTGCAACAAACATTGAACTTGCAGAAATGTTAAAGGGTCATGATGTAACATTGAGAACTGCTGATGGTGGGATAATTGGTGCATCTGGACTTATACTTGGTTTAGGAATGTCTAAGGGCATGTCCGGTGTTTGTTTAATGGGTGAAACTCCAGGTTACTTCATTGATGCCGAAGCATCTAAGGCAGTTTTAACCATTCTTCAGAAAATATTGAATGTTGACGTTGACATTGCAAAACTTGAAGAAAGGGCAGAAGAAACTAGGAAAATGATATCCAAAGCTCAACAAATGGAAAGGGAAATGAGCGACAGGATGAACATTGTCCAAGGAGAAGAAGATCTCCGATATATCGGATAA
- a CDS encoding transcription factor S produces the protein MEFCPKCGAVMFPKGDIFECRNCEHTTKATKESMSEYEISEKVESKDSIIVTSDEIQTLPTAVVKCPKCGNKEASWWLIQTRGADESETRFFRCTKCSLTWREYD, from the coding sequence ATGGAATTTTGTCCTAAATGTGGAGCTGTGATGTTTCCTAAGGGTGACATTTTTGAATGCAGAAACTGTGAACATACAACCAAAGCAACCAAAGAATCTATGAGTGAATACGAAATTTCTGAAAAAGTTGAGTCGAAGGACAGTATCATTGTAACAAGCGATGAAATACAAACCTTACCAACAGCAGTAGTTAAATGTCCAAAATGTGGTAATAAAGAAGCTTCATGGTGGCTTATCCAGACCAGGGGTGCCGATGAATCTGAAACAAGATTTTTCAGATGTACAAAATGTTCATTGACCTGGAGGGAATATGATTAA